Genomic window (Streptomyces liliiviolaceus):
GACGGCCGGCAAGGTCCGTAACGTCCGCGTTCTCGCCATCTACGGCGGCCGGGCGTACGAGCCGCAGGTCGAGGCCCTCAAGAAGGGCATCGACGTCGTCGTCGGCACCCCGGGCCGACTGCTGGACCTCGCGGGCCAGAAGAAGCTCAACCTCAAGCACGTGCGCGCCCTCGTCCTCGACGAGGCCGACGAGATGCTCGACCTGGGCTTCCTGCCCGACGTCGAGAAGATCATGAACATGCTGCCGGTGCGCCGTCAGACGATGCTGTTCTCGGCAACCATGCCGGGCGCGGTCATCGGTCTCGCGCGCCGCTACATGTCGCAGCCCACGCACATCCGCGCCACCACGCCGGACGACGCGGGCGCGACCGTCGCGAACACCGCGCAGTTCGTCTACCGCGCGCACAACATGGACAAGCCCGAGATGGTCGCGCGGATACTGCAGGCCGACGGCCGCGGTCTCGCGATGGTCTTCTGCCGTACGAAGCGCACGGCCGCCGACCTCGCCGACCAGCTGCAGCAGCGCGGTTTCGCCTCCGGCGCGGTCCACGGCGACCTCGGCCAGGGCGCCCGCGAGCAGGCGCTGCGCGCGTTCCGCAACGGCAAGGTGGACGTGCTCGTCTGCACCGACGTGGCCGCGCGCGGCATCGACGTCGAGGGCGTGACGCACGTCATCAACTACCAGTCCCCCGAGGACGAGAAGACGTATCTGCACCGCATCGGCCGCACCGGCCGCGCGGGCGCCAAGGGCATCGCGATCACCCTCGTCGACTGGGACGACATCCCGCGCTGGCAGCTCATCAACAAGGCGCTGAACCTCGGCTTCAACGACCCGCCGGAGACGTACTCCACGTCCCCGCACCTCTTCGAGGAGCTGAGCATCCCGGCCGGCACCAAGGGTGTCCTGCCGCGTTCCGAGCGCACCCGTGCCGGTCTGTCGGCCGAGGTCGTCGAGGACCTCGGCGAGACCGGTGGGCGGGGCGCACGCGGTGGCCGCGGAGGCCGTCCCTCCACAGGTCCGGCCCCGGCCGCCGAGCGCGGTCGTGACCGCGACCGTGACCGTGACCGTGACCGTTCGGAGCGCACCCCGCGCCGCCGCCGGCGTACGCGCAACGGCACGGCGCTCGACGCCGCGGAGCCGCAGAACACGTCGCGGACGGCAGCACAGTCCGCGCCGGAGACCGTGATCGACGGCACCGAGCCGGGCCGGGCGACGGAGTCGCGCACCCCGCGCCGCCGCCGTCGTACGCGTGCCGCGGGCTCGGAGGCAGCCGCGAGCGCGGTCGCGACGTCCGAGAACACGGCCGTCGAGGTCCCCGAGGCGGCTGCCGTACCGGCCGTCGTGCCCGTCGCCGAGCCGGTGGCGGACGCCGAGGCCAAGCCGCGCCGCCGTCGCACGCGTCGTACGGCGGAGGTCGCGCAGCCCGAGGCCGTCGTCGTCGAGGAGGCCCCCAAGGCCGAGCCGACCGTCGTGACCGAGGTGGCCGAGGCAGCCGAGGCCGTGGTGACCAAGCCCCGCCGCCGCACCCGCAAGACCACGGTCGCCGAACCGGTCGTGGCCGCGGTGGAAGCCGTCGCCGACCCGGTCGAGGCCGTCGAGGCCAAGCCGCGCCGCACCCGCAAGGCCACAACGGCCAAGGCAGCCGCCGCCGAGACGGTCCTGGACACCGCGGAGGCCGTCGAGGCCAAGCCGCGTCGGCGGACCCGCAAGGCCGCCGCGGCCACCGAGACCGCCGAGGTCACCGCGGTCGCCGAGGCCGGTATCCCGGCTCAGGCGACCGAGGAGCCCGAGGCCAAGCCGCGCCGCCGCACCCGCAAGGCCGCCGCGACCGCCGAGACGGCTCCCGCGGCTCCGGCCGCCGTGGTCGCTCCGGTGGAGGAGGCGCCCGTCGAGGAGACCAAGCCTCGTCGGCGTACGCGCAAGGCCGCCGTCGCCGCCGAGACCGCGGTGGACGCCGCCGAGGGCACGACGGCCGAGGCACCGGCCGCCGCGGTGACCAAGCCGCGTCGCACCCGTAAGGCCGCCGCGACCGTGGAGGCGGCGGAGAGCGCCGTGGACACGGCCGAGGCGACCGAGGCGAAGCCGCGCCGCCGCACCCGTAAGGCCGCGGTCGCCGAGGCCGACATCCCGGCCCAGGCCACCGAGGCCGCGGCGGACACCGCCGAGGCTCCGGTCAAGCCGCGCCGCACCCGCAAGACGGCCGCCAAGACAGCGGCCAAGGCGACCGCCACGGACGCGGTGACCGAGCCGGTCGCGGCCGAGGCAGCGACCGAGGCCAAGCCGCGTCGGCGTACACGCAAGGCCGCTGCGGCGGTCGAGCCCACGGAGGGCTGAGTTCCGTATCCGAACGGCCCGGTTCCCCTCACGGGGGCCGGGCCGTTCGGCGTTGCGGGAAAGGCCGGCTTCGAAAGCCCGGTGCCACCGCCCGGTATCCCGCCCGTCAGGTCGCCCGTCAGGTCGCCCGGATAGCCTCCTCCTCATGAGCAGGCCCTTCACCTTCGTCCCGCCCTCCGGGGCCCGCGCGTATCGCCTGGGCACCGCGCGCGGGGAGTTCGCCGTGATCGACGCGGGCAGCCCCGCGAAGGGAACCGTGCTGCTGCTGCCAGGGTTCACCGGCAGCAAGGAGGACTTCATCTCGCTGCACGAGCCACTGGCGGCGGCCGGCTACCGGACCGTCGCGGTGGACGGCCGGGGCCAGTACGAGTCACCGGGCCCACGCGACGACGAAACGCCTTACGCACAGGGCGAGTTGGCGCAGGACGTGCTGGCCCAGCTCGACGCGCTCGCCGACGGCCCCGGCGCCTCCGGCAGCTCCCAGGAGCGCTTTCATCTTCTGGGCCATTCGTTCGGCGGACAGGTCGCGCGCGCGGCCGTTCTGCTGGCACCGGCCCGCTTCCGGTCGCTCACCATGGTGTCCTCCGGGCCCGCGGAGATCTCTCCCGGTCAGCAGCAGCGGGTGAAGCTGCTGCGGGACGCGCTGACCGTGATGGACATGGCGCAGGTGTGGGAGGCGATCCGGGCGCTGGACCCGCCGGAGGACGCCGAGGGTGAGCTGGACGCCGGCCTGGACGACCAGCAGGACCTCAGGCGGCGCTGGCTGGGCAACAGCCCGGCTCAGCTCGCCGCCGCCGGGCGGCAGCTGTGCGAGGAGCCCGACCGGGTGGCCGAGCTGGCGGCCCTGCGCCTGCCCGTGCACGTCCTGTCGGGCGAGAGCGACGACACCTGGCCGGTCCCGCTCCTCGACGACATGGCCGTACGCCTGGAGGCGCACCGCACGATCATCCACGGAGCCGAGCACTCCCCGAACACGGACCGCCCGCTGGAGACGGCGGAGGCGCTGGCCGCGTTCTGGGACGGCGTGGACTAGCCGCGCCCCGTCAGGGGCGCGGGGAACTGCGCGGCCGACCCCCACCGGCCCGCGGTCATACGGCTACGTGTCCCTCACCACGCCGAGAGCGGAGCGCCTAGTACTGCCCCTGCAAGTGCTCCCAGAACCCGTCCCGCAGCGCCCGCCGCAGATCCGCCTGCCCGCGCAGCGAGTACTGCAACAGCCCCTCGGACTCCACGAGCAGCTCTTGGTCGACGGGCCCGGGCAGATACGGATGCCCGGGCAGCAGTTCGGCCAGAGACTCCCGCCCCCGCGCGGCCAGCCACTTCGCCGCGATCTGCGCCCCCACGAACCGCACGTCCTCCCTGCTGGGCCGGGCCACCGCCGACGTCTCGTACGAGGTGGTGGTGCGCCGGGCCACGTACGGCTTGAAGAAGTCGAGGTCGAACGTGCGCTGGCTGTCGACCTCCCAGAGCAGCGGCTCCGCCTGGTTGCGGCCCTCCGGGGCCTCGATGCCCCAGAGGTGGACCCGGGCCCCGTACCCCTGCGCCGCCTCGACCGCCGAGACCAGGTCCTCGTCGCCGCCGATGAGGGCCGCGTCGCTGATGGCGCGGTGCCGGGCCAGTGACTCCAGGTCGGAACGGATCAGGGAGTCGACGCCCTTCTGCTGGTTGTTGGCGTTGAGGTTGCCGAGCCGGACCTTGACGTCGGGCAGCTCGGCGATGGACTGCTGCTCCGCGGTGTGGATGCGGCGCCGCGCCCCGTCGTACCAGTAGACGCGCAGCAGCCTGCTGTCCGCGAAGATCGTGCGCGCCCGGTCGATGAGCGCGTCGATGAGCCCCTCGGCGTCCAGCTCGAAGGCCCGGCGGTCCTCCGTGCCCGCGACGAGCCGGCCCGCGGCCGCGTAGAGGTACCCGGCGTCGACGAAGATCGCGTGGGTCGACGGCGTCTTCGCCACCTCGGCCAGCATGCGCTGGAGCAGCTCGTTCGAGCGGTCGATGCGCGCGGCGAGGGCGGAGAGGTCGTCGGGGTCGTCGGCTGCCGCGATGTCGTCATTCATATGCGCCTCATTGTCGCAGGACGTCACTGTGTGTACACACGCGGTCCCGATACTCGCAAGTAATTAGACGTTCGAAAGTTTTCTTTAGCGTAGGGAATGTTCGTAACAATCAACCCGTTGACTCCTATGGGAACGCGGAGCGCTCGCGCTTCGCTCACCCACCCCCACCAGTAGTTCTCCTCCAGGAGGATGACCAGACGAAGGGAGAAGCCCTTGCGCTTCGAAATCATGCGACTCGACGACGTCGACGGCACGCCCGTGGACAGCACCGTCGTGGACGCCGCCTCCGTCAACCGGATCGTTCAGCAGGCCGCCGCCATCGGGCAGCGCCTCTGGATCCGCCCGGCCGACACCTCGGCCTCATAACAGCGGTCGTTTGACAGTCTTCGGAACCCCCGTCCGGCACGATGCCGGGCGGGGGTTCCGCGTTCGGTCGCGCCCCGCCCGCCCCGCCCGGCCGCACGTCAGCTGTTCTGAATGACCTGGGTGACGCCGTTGATGATCTGCTGCACGGCGATCGCGGAGAGCATCATGCCCGCGAGGCGCGTCACGAGCACGACTCCGCCATCCTTGATGACCCGGATGATCAGCAGCGAGTACCGCATCACGATCCACAGCACGACATGGATGGCGAGGATCGCCGCCCACACCGAGACCTGGGTCGCCACGCTGTCGGCCTTCTGCACGGCGAGGATGACGGACACGATCGCGCCGGGGCCCGCGAGCAGGGGCATGCCCAGGGGTACGAGGGCGACGTTGACGTCCTTGGTCTGCTTGGGCTCGTCGGTCTTGCCCGTGAGCAGGTCGAGCGCGATGAGCAGGAGCAGGAGGCCGCCGGCGATCATCAGGGCGGGGACCGACACGTGCAGGTAGTCGAGGATCTGGTGCCCGAGCAGGCCGAAGACGGTGATGACGCCGCCGGCGACGCAGACGGCCTGGAAGGCCATGCGCTTCTGCGTCTTGGCGGGGCGGCCGGATGTCAGCGCGAGGAAGATCGGGGTGATCCCCGGGGGGTCCATGATGACGAAGAGGGTGAGGAAGAGGGAGCCGAAGACGGCGAGGTCGAACATGAGCAGGTGAGCCTTGCTGGGTGTCGAGGGGGTGGGTGGGGGTGAATGTGGGCGGGTTGCTGCGGGTGCGTTGTGGCTGGGCGCGCCCACGCGGCGGAGCCGCATGTGTCACAGCGCCGCGCCCCTTGGCGGTCGGCGGTGAGCCGTGCCTGGAGGCGGAGGGGGACGTGCGTGGGTCGCTGCGGGTGCGTCGTGGCTGGGCGCGCAGTTCCCCGCGCCCCTTAGGGGGCTGGCGGTGAGCCGTGCTCGGAGGTGGGGCGAGTTGCCGGGCCGCTACCGAGTGCGACGGCGCCCGGCCGGTGGACGGGCGCCCTGTGCCGGTCCGGCAGCGGTGCCGGGGGCTAGGCGCCCGCCGGTCCGCCCGTGCCCGGGACGGGGAACGCGCCCGTCGCCCGGCGGGTGATCTCGGCGTAGATCTCGGGGTCCGTCGTGTACTCGCCGAGTTCGCACGCCTTGCGGTGGCCGTGGTAGTCGCTCGAACCGGTGGTCAGCAGCCCCAGCTCGGCCGCCAGGCCGCGCAGCCGGGCCCGGGTCGGCGCGTCGTGGTCCATGTGGTCGACCTCGATGCCG
Coding sequences:
- a CDS encoding NYN domain-containing protein, whose protein sequence is MNDDIAAADDPDDLSALAARIDRSNELLQRMLAEVAKTPSTHAIFVDAGYLYAAAGRLVAGTEDRRAFELDAEGLIDALIDRARTIFADSRLLRVYWYDGARRRIHTAEQQSIAELPDVKVRLGNLNANNQQKGVDSLIRSDLESLARHRAISDAALIGGDEDLVSAVEAAQGYGARVHLWGIEAPEGRNQAEPLLWEVDSQRTFDLDFFKPYVARRTTTSYETSAVARPSREDVRFVGAQIAAKWLAARGRESLAELLPGHPYLPGPVDQELLVESEGLLQYSLRGQADLRRALRDGFWEHLQGQY
- a CDS encoding alpha/beta fold hydrolase, whose protein sequence is MSRPFTFVPPSGARAYRLGTARGEFAVIDAGSPAKGTVLLLPGFTGSKEDFISLHEPLAAAGYRTVAVDGRGQYESPGPRDDETPYAQGELAQDVLAQLDALADGPGASGSSQERFHLLGHSFGGQVARAAVLLAPARFRSLTMVSSGPAEISPGQQQRVKLLRDALTVMDMAQVWEAIRALDPPEDAEGELDAGLDDQQDLRRRWLGNSPAQLAAAGRQLCEEPDRVAELAALRLPVHVLSGESDDTWPVPLLDDMAVRLEAHRTIIHGAEHSPNTDRPLETAEALAAFWDGVD
- a CDS encoding DEAD/DEAH box helicase; protein product: MTLPVALAGNDVIGQAKTGTGKTLGFGLPLLERVTVPADVETGRAQPEQLTDAPQALVVVPTRELCTQVTNDLLTAGKVRNVRVLAIYGGRAYEPQVEALKKGIDVVVGTPGRLLDLAGQKKLNLKHVRALVLDEADEMLDLGFLPDVEKIMNMLPVRRQTMLFSATMPGAVIGLARRYMSQPTHIRATTPDDAGATVANTAQFVYRAHNMDKPEMVARILQADGRGLAMVFCRTKRTAADLADQLQQRGFASGAVHGDLGQGAREQALRAFRNGKVDVLVCTDVAARGIDVEGVTHVINYQSPEDEKTYLHRIGRTGRAGAKGIAITLVDWDDIPRWQLINKALNLGFNDPPETYSTSPHLFEELSIPAGTKGVLPRSERTRAGLSAEVVEDLGETGGRGARGGRGGRPSTGPAPAAERGRDRDRDRDRDRSERTPRRRRRTRNGTALDAAEPQNTSRTAAQSAPETVIDGTEPGRATESRTPRRRRRTRAAGSEAAASAVATSENTAVEVPEAAAVPAVVPVAEPVADAEAKPRRRRTRRTAEVAQPEAVVVEEAPKAEPTVVTEVAEAAEAVVTKPRRRTRKTTVAEPVVAAVEAVADPVEAVEAKPRRTRKATTAKAAAAETVLDTAEAVEAKPRRRTRKAAAATETAEVTAVAEAGIPAQATEEPEAKPRRRTRKAAATAETAPAAPAAVVAPVEEAPVEETKPRRRTRKAAVAAETAVDAAEGTTAEAPAAAVTKPRRTRKAAATVEAAESAVDTAEATEAKPRRRTRKAAVAEADIPAQATEAAADTAEAPVKPRRTRKTAAKTAAKATATDAVTEPVAAEAATEAKPRRRTRKAAAAVEPTEG
- a CDS encoding MarC family protein is translated as MFDLAVFGSLFLTLFVIMDPPGITPIFLALTSGRPAKTQKRMAFQAVCVAGGVITVFGLLGHQILDYLHVSVPALMIAGGLLLLLIALDLLTGKTDEPKQTKDVNVALVPLGMPLLAGPGAIVSVILAVQKADSVATQVSVWAAILAIHVVLWIVMRYSLLIIRVIKDGGVVLVTRLAGMMLSAIAVQQIINGVTQVIQNS